The Puntigrus tetrazona isolate hp1 chromosome 23, ASM1883169v1, whole genome shotgun sequence genome has a segment encoding these proteins:
- the psmb11b gene encoding proteasome subunit beta type-11b, with protein MALQDVCGLHNPHLFPQWSAPLSRSFMPEDSTHLSGGGIHGEAFSARLPGRGGLSPLEFYMPVAEYLTVSPINFGQTSLSSVPTKLLEIDHLHPSLPSISLPPPTPCPISPSVPLPFTLSHGTTTLGFAFQGGVIAAADTRSSCSGLVACPASPKVLPIHSHLVGTTSGTSADCALWKRILARELRLYQLRHHRRLSTGGAAKLLSHMLHPFKGTELCVAATLCGWDGGDEKYEHPITEKVNTSTIQMSASDSSSQLIASVASAATNQMTASDSSNQSIASVASAKTNQATTSNSSDQSTASVSSALINQMTASDSSGQSTASVSLALINQMTASNSSGQSAASVSSAPTNQMTASDSSGQSTASVSSALINQMTASDSSGQSTASVSTALINQMTASNSSGQSTASVSSALINQMTASDSSGQSTASVSSALINQMTASNSSGQSTASVSSALINQMTASDSSGQSTASVSSALINQMTAGNSRGQSIASVSSAPTNQTSDSSGQSAASVSSASQTVIAATAQRVTRRRWRMCGPRVIYVCSDGLRLQGELFSVGSGSPYAYSILDSSVSWGMSVQEATAVAREAVYRATYRDAYSGNNVDVYHVTSNGWRRRERENLKEEYYRERERERERVAERNAEKKAILKSDDGEIV; from the coding sequence ATGGCTTTGCAAGATGTATGCGGCTTGCACAACCCCCATCTGTTCCCTCAATGGAGTGCTCCACTCTCACGGTCCTTCATGCCGGAGGATTCCACTCATCTCTCCGGAGGGGGGATTCATGGAGAAGCTTTTTCTGCAAGGCTGCCTGGGAGGGGCGGTTTGAGTCCTTTGGAGTTTTACATGCCCGTAGCTGAATATCTCACAGTGAGCCCTATAAACTTTGGTCAAACTAGCCTCAGTTCAGTGCCGACGAAGCTACTGGAAATAGACCACCTACACCCCTCGCTGCCGTCCATCTCTCTCCCTCCACCCACACCTTGCCCCATCTCTCCCTCCGTTCCGTTACCGTTCACGCTCTCCCACGGCACCACGACTCTCGGCTTCGCTTTTCAAGGAGGTGTGATCGCCGCAGCCGATACGCGCTCCAGCTGCTCGGGGCTGGTGGCCTGCCCCGCGTCCCCGAAGGTCTTACCCATCCACTCTCACCTGGTTGGCACCACTTCCGGGACATCGGCGGACTGCGCGCTCTGGAAGCGCATTTTGGCTCGAGAGCTCAGGCTGTACCAGCTTCGACACCACCGCAGACTGTCGACAGGGGGCGCTGCCAAACTGCTCTCCCACATGCTGCATCCATTCAAAGGCACGGAGCTGTGCGTCGCAGCCACGCTGTGTGGATGGGATGGGGGCGACGAAAAATACGAACATCCGATCACAGAGAAAGTAAATACCTCAACCATTCAAATGAGTGCCAGTGATTCAAGCAGCCAGTTAATAGCAAGTGTTGCCTCAGCTGCAACCAATCAAATGACAGCCAGCGACTCAAGCAACCAATCAATAGCAAGTGTTGCCTCAGCTAAAACCAATCAAGCGACAACCAGCAATTCAAGTGACCAATCAACAGCAAGTGTCTCCTCAgctttaattaatcaaatgacAGCCAGCGACTCAAGCGGCCAATCAACAGCAAGTGTCTCCTTAGCTTTAATCAATCAAATGACAGCCAGTAACTCAAGTGGCCAATCAGCAGCAAGTGTCTCCTCAGCTCCAACCAATCAAATGACAGCCAGCGATTCAAGCGGCCAATCAACAGCAAGTGTCTCCTCAGCTTTAATCAATCAAATGACAGCCAGCGACTCAAGCGGCCAATCAACAGCAAGTGTCTCCACAGCTTTAATCAATCAAATGACAGCCAGCAACTCAAGCGGCCAATCAACAGCAAGTGTCTCCTCAGCTTTAATCAATCAAATGACAGCCAGCGACTCAAGCGGCCAATCAACAGCAAGTGTCTCCTCAGCTTTAATCAATCAAATGACAGCCAGCAACTCAAGCGGCCAATCAACAGCAAGTGTCTCCTCAGCTTTAATCAATCAAATGACAGCCAGCGACTCAAGCGGCCAATCAACAGCAAGTGTCTCCTCAGCTTTAATCAATCAAATGACAGCCGGCAACTCAAGGGGCCAATCAATAGCAAGTGTCTCCTCAGCTCCAACCAATCAAACCAGCGATTCAAGCGGCCAATCAGCAGCAAGCGTTTCCTCAGCATCTCAAACAGTGATAGCTGCTACTGCTCAGCGGGTCACCAGACGTCGTTGGAGAATGTGCGGTCCACGGGTGATATATGTGTGCAGTGACGGGCTGCGCCTGCAGGGAGAGCTGTTCTCTGTGGGCTCAGGGTCTCCCTATGCATACTCCATCCTGGACAGCAGTGTTTCCTGGGGAATGAGCGTACAGGAGGCCACGGCGGTCGCGAGAGAGGCCGTGTACCGTGCCACATACAGAGACGCGTACTCGGGCAATAACGTAGATGTCTACCATGTGACCTCCAATGGGTGGAGACGCAGAGAGAGGGAAAACTTGAAAGAGGAGTATTACAGggagcgagagagggagagagagagggtggcGGAGAGAAATGCTGAAAAGAAAGCAATTTTGAAATCTGACGATGGAGAAATTGTTTGA